The DNA region GGGCTGTGCGGATCGGTCCTCAGTCTGCCGTCAGGTGGATGGGGTATCACGAGCGGATGAAACTCGCTCTGCCCCTGCTGTCCCTGACCGTCGCCGTGGCCCTCGTGTCGTGCGGGGGGGCGGGCAACGCGCCGGAGCTGCCCGACGTGGACGAGACACCCGTTTGCAGTCAGGCGGCGCTCCCCAGCGGCCTCCCGGTCACGGTGGCGGCCCAGTCGACCGCCTTCGCCGGGGGCTGGGCGGCCCCGCACGTACCGGGGCGGGTGCTCGTCGTGAACAGGGAGGGAACCGTGAGCGCGCAGGGGCTGAGCCTGCTCTCCACGGTGCGGACCCAGCGGGTGACGGAGAACCTGACCCTGGCGCAGACCCCGGCGGGCGAGACGGACCGGGCCTTCGCGGGGCGGCTGGCGGCGGCGGGCCTGCGGGTGCAGCCGGATTTCTTCTACAAGGCGCTGGCGACGCCGAACGATCCCGGTTACCCGGGGAACGCGGGCTTCGAGATCGGCTTCACGAACGTCTCCCAGACGTACCTCACCCGCATCCGGGCCTCGGGCGCCTGGAATGCCCTCCAGGCGGCGGGAAAGACCCCGGTCGCCGCCCTGACGGCGGTGCTCGATACGGGCGTGGACGGTGGGCACCCCGACCTCAGCGGGCGGCTGCTGGACGGCCGGAGCTTCCTGAGCGCGGAGCCCTCCGCCACCGTGGACCTCGTCGGGCACGGCACGGCGAGCGCGGGGCTGATCGGCGCGGCTACGAACAACGGGGTCGGGCTCGCGGGGGTGACGTGGAGCGGGCGGAACGTGCTGCCGGTCAAGGTACTGTGCAGCGCGGGGGGCTCGACGAGCGACATCGCGAAGGGGCTGAACTACGCCGTGGAGCAGGGCGCCAAGGTTATCAACATGAGCCTGGGCGGTCCTGGGGACTTCGGGGACGAGGCGCTCGACATGGCTCTGAATAGCGCCGCCAAGAAGGCCGTGCTCGTCGCGGCGGCGGGCAATACCCCCAATGAAGGGGTGTACTACCCGGCCAGCAACCCCAACGTGATCGCGGTGGGGGCCGTTGGAGCGAACGACGGCAAACTTGCTTGCTACAGCGCCCGGCCCAACGCCACGGTCACGCGCAAACTCGACCTCGTGGCGCCGGGTGGGGCGGCGAGCGGCGTCTGCGAGGGGGCCACTCCCGAGCAGGACATGCTCGTCCTAGCTCCTGGAAACGGCTACGCCCTCAGCGCGGGTACGAGCGAGGCCGCGCCCCTCGTGAGCGGGGTGGCCGCCCTGATGCGCGCCGCAAATCCTGGCCTCACCGCCGCTCAGACGCGCGCGCTCCTGATCTCCAGCGCGAACTCCTCGGCGGGCCTGCCCCTGCTCGACGCCAACGCCGCCGTGAGCGCCGCTCTGCGCTGAGTCGGGAGGGTCGGCACGACCGGCCCACAACGTGAGCGGTGGACCGTCCAGAGGGAGGTCCACCGCTCGCCGCGTTCCCTGGAGGAGTTACTTGCGGCGCACCCGCTCGGACGCGAGTTCGCTCTGCGGTATGAGCAGGCCGTGCAGCAGCAGCGCGAAGACGACGAGGCCGTGCACGACGAGCAGGCCGAACAGCGCCGCGCCCGGCTGGGTCGCGTGGCCGTAGGCCCCCACGAGCTGAAACAGGATCAGGGTCAGCAGCACGCGCGGGCGGCGCTCCGGGAATCGCAGGTAGGCGTAGGTGCCCGCCCCCATGCTGAACAGGAGGGGCAGAACGAGCGCGTTAAGGATGTCTTGACCCATGCCTCATCTTGCTTGAAACGGGTGGAAAAGGCGAGATGTACCTAGACGGGTCACGCCTTCGTCTGACAGCGGTCTTACAAAGGGGGCGCTAGAGCCGGTACCGCTCGACCTGGGCGGCGTCGAGAGTGTGGTCGCGCAGGGTGGGCACGTCGAGCCAGCCGTCCCGGAAGGTGATGGGGAGGCTCAACAGGTCGTCGGCCAACTTGAGGACGAAACTCAGCTCGCAGGGCTCGGTGACCTCGGCCCGGGTCGAGAGCAGGGCGGCGTGGAGGGTGCCCAGGCCGGTGCTCGCCTGCGAGCCCACCATGCCGCGCTTGCCGCGCCCGGCGGCCTCCCGCAGCATGACGAGCCCGTCGGTGAAGCCATTGCGGGCGGTCTTCACGTTCAGGATGTCGAAGGTGTCGAAACTCAGCTCCCGCGCGAGGTCAGCGGGCGTGAAGCAACTGTCGTCCGCGACGATGGGGAGGATCGCCCGGGCGTGGAGGTCGGCGCGGGCTCTCAGCTCGCGGACGGGAAGTGGTTCCTCCACGCAGGTCAGGCCCGCCTCCCGCATGGCGGTGAGGGCGGCGGGGGCCGTCTCCGCCGTCAGCGTCTCGTTGCTGTCGGCGTACAGCTCCACCACGTCCCCGAAGGCCCGGCGCAGTTCCCGGATCACGGCGAGGTCGCGGGCGTGGTCGCGGCCCACCTTCACCTTCAGGCAGCGCACGCCCGCCGCCACCACCCGCTCGGCCTCCGCCAGCATCTCGGCGGGGGGGGCGATGCCCAGGATGAAGCTCACGCGCACCCGGTGATTTGGACCCAGCAGGGTGCCCAGCAGCGTCTCCCCGCGTGTCCGTGCCCGCGCGTCCCACAGGGCCATGTCGAGGGCCCCGCGCGCCGTGTGGTTGTTCGCCACGCTGTTCCTCACCCGGTTCAGCGCCGCCTCGTCGTCTATCGGCAGCCCGAGCAGCGCGGGGTCGAGGTGACGCAGGATGGCGACAACACTCCCCGGCGTCTCCCCGTAGATCGTGGGGCGCGGGGTGGCCTCCGCCACGCCGACCGTCCCGTCGTCCAGCGTCACGCGTACGAGGACGTGTTCGGCCGCGCTGAGCTGGCTGTGGGCGCCCCAGGCGAGCGTACCCCGCAGTGGCAGGCGGTAGGGGATGCCCTCCACCCGGGCCACCCGCGCGACGCTCACGCCCACTTCCGAACCGCCTCCACGACCTGCGCCGGGGAGAGAGCCACCGTGTCGAGGACCAGGGCCCGGGCTCGCGGCAACGTCCCCAGGAAGGCGCCCGCCGCATCTGGATCGTAGTGCTGCCGCTCGGTCACCACGATCCGCGTCTTGGCGAGGATGTCGGCGGGGGCGTGTCCCCCCTCCGCTAGCGCGGCGAGGCCGTCAAGCTCGGCGGGCGTGAACACGGCCCCCGCGCCGGGGAGGGCCGCGAGGTCGGCGCGCAGGTCGCCTCCCACTCCCCGCCCCGCCACCCGGTCGAAGGCGTCGGCGCGGCCCAGCAGGCGCCGCACCCGCACCGGGTCGGGGGCGGTCAGGGCCACGAAACGCCAGGCCGGGAAGGTCTCGGCGGCGTGCCGGACCTCCTCCAGCCCGCGCAGCCCGTCGAAGAGGGGCCGCTCGCCCCAGTGCCGGGTGTCCGCGCTCAGGGTGCCCAGCGCGTGCGCCATTCCGCCGGGGTACCGCTCCCGGTACAGGGCGGTGAGGCGGAAGCGCTCGGCGCGGTCGCTCACTGGTCCCCCTGCTCGCGGAAGGATCATTACGTGGTCGGTGATCTCGCGGCGGTCGGGAAGGACACGCACGCCCGGGTCGGCGCCCCGCAGGGCGGCGAGGGCGGTGCTCTTGCCCACCCCCGTCACCCCCACGAGGACGGTGAGGGGCAGCTCCGCGAGGGGGCGCTCGTGGGGAAGGCGGGGCGGGGCGGCCCGGAGATGGGGCAGGGGGCGGGCGGGGACGCTCATGGGCGGAGTGTAGGGTGTCGGGCAGCCTTAAGGCTGGCGTAAGGTTCAGTCAACCTGGGGTGAGCCCGGAAAATCACATTGTGGGGGCGACGTTTCTAGACTTTTCTCGGAGGATCGACACATGGCCCGACTGCAAGGAACCGGTGGCGGCGGCGGCAGAACCGCCTTCCTGATTATCTTGATTCTGATCGTTCTTTTCCTGCTCGCCTACTTCCTGTATCTCAAGCCGCAGGGCATCCTGAACCTCGGCTTCTGAAGCGGGCCTTTCCGGTCACCACCCGAAACGGAGTCTATTCATGATCAAAGGTAAGGAACTGCTCGGCCGCCCCGTCATCGCCATCGACAGCGGGGAAAAGATAGAGACGGCGCGCGACCTCGTCTTCGACCACCAGGCCAACGAGGTGCTGGGCATCCTGGTGGACGAGGGCGGCTTTTTCCGCGCGGCGAAGGTGGTGCCCTTCGAGGCGATTCGGTCCATCGGAGAGGACGCCATCATGGTGGACAGCACCGAATCGGTGACCTCCACCCGTGACGACGGCCGCCTCGCCGACGTGCTCGACTCCAAGGTCAGCCTCGTGGGAATGACCCTGCTCACGACCGACGGCCAGAACCTCGGCAAGATCGCCGACGTGTTCTTCGACGAGCACAGCGGCCGGGTCGAGGGCTACGAGGCGACGGGCGGCATCTTCAGCGACCTCTCCAGCGGGCGCACCTTTGTACCCGCGCCCGAACACGTCCAGATCGGCGAGGACGCGGCCATCGTGCCCATCAGCGTGGCGACGGCGATGCAGGAGCAGGAGCCGGGCGGGCTGAAGGGGGCTTACCAGAACGCGGCGCAGAGCGTCAGCAGCACCTACCAGAACGTCGCCGAGAACGTCAAGCAGGGTTACGGCAACATCGCCGAGGCCACCAAGGAGCGCCAGAAGGAGTTCCTGGTCGGCAAGACCGCCGGAAACGACCTCGCCCTCGACGACGGCACCGTGCTCGTCCACAAGGGCGACACGATTACCCAGGAGCAGATCGAGCGGGCCGACCAGGCGGGCAAGCTCACCGCCCTGCTGACGGGCGTGACGGGCGGGGCGCTCTCCGAGACGTACGGCACCGTCAAGGAGCGGGTGCAGGGCTCGGTCGAGAACTTGCAGGGGGCCAGCACCGAGCGCCAGCGGGAGTTCGTGGTGGGCAAGACGGCCTCGAACGACGTGGTCGCCAACCTCGCCGACGGGGTGCAGGAGATCGTCGTCCACAAGGGTGACACGATCACCGAGTTCCAGGTCCAGCGCGCCGAGCAGGCCGGGGTGCTCCCCGCGCTGCTCGCCGCCGCCACGGGCGGGGCCATGCAGGAGGGGATGCAGGGGCTGCGTGAGCGCCTCCAGCCCGAGACACAGACGACCCAGCCTGAGATGGACCCGCTCGACGCTACCGTGGGCCGCCGGGTGAAGACCGACGTGCGCGCTCCCAGCGGCAGCCTGGTCGCCGTGCAGGGCCAGATCGTGACCCCGGCCCTCGCCGAGCGGGCCCGGCAGCTCGGGGTTGAGGCGGCCCTGATTGCCGCGACGACCGGCACCCGGACGGGGGCGACCCCGGCGGCGGGTGCGGCCCTCTCGGGCGGGGTCGCCAGCGTCAGCGAGGGAGCGAGCAACCTGCTGGAGCGCGCGAAGTCGTGGTTCGGCGAGAAGCGTGACGAGGCCGGGCAGGCTATCGAGGAGCGCCAGGAGCAGCAGCTCGATCAGAAGGTCCGCGACGCCCTGGGCCGCCCGGTGACCCGCGTGATCCTCGCGCCCGACGACACGATCATCCTCAACGTCGGCGAGATCATCACCAACAAGGCGGTGCAGCTCGCCCGTGAGGGGAACGTGCTCGACATCCTGGTGAACAGCGTGAGCAAGGAGACGGTGAATATCGACCCCCTCGCCGCGCGCCCGCACGAGACGGGCGTGGCCGCGCTGGAGGGGCAGGACGACGCGCCCGTCGCCCTGAACCCCACCGATCCCCAGAATTCCAGTCGCTGATCCCCGGACGAATGAGGCGGGCTCCCTCCACTGCGGAAGGGGGCCCGCCTCCCGTCTGGCTCAGGAGCGGAAGATGACCTCCTCCCGGCCGAAGGAGCGCCGCGCGATCAACCCGAGCGCGAGGGCGCCGAGCAGGTTGGCCCCCACGGCGGCGAGCAGGTGCCCCGGGGTGAGGGTGCCGCGCACCGTGTCGAGGATGGCGAGCATACTCCCGAAGAGGGGGAGGGCGTAGAGGGCGCTCCCCAGCGTCAGGAAGTCGCTGAATTGCAGCAGCACGGCGGGAAAGACGATGGCGAGCGAGAGGGGCGTGACGTACGTCTGCGCCTCCTTGTAACTGCGCGCGTAGATGCTCAGGGCGATCAGGACGGCGCTGATGAGCAGGGCCGCGCTGACCACCGTGGCGAGCAGGGCGAGGGCGCTCCCGGGAGTGAGCGTCAGTTGCCCGCCGAAACTCTGCGCGATCTCGTCGGAGGTCCCCTCCTGCGAGAGGGCCGCCCGCGCCACCAGCCCGGTCGCCAGAAAGCCCAGCACGCTGAAACAGGCCGTCGTGAGCGCCGTGACGGTGGTGGCGAGCAGTTTCCCGGCGACGACCTCCGAGCGGCGGACGGGCGAGACGAGCAGGCTCTCCAGGGTGCCGCGCTCCTTCTCACCCGCCGTGGCGTCGAGCGCCGTCGCCATCGCGCCCGTCAGGACGAAGTTGAGCATCAGCAGCGGGATCAGGAAGGCGAGCTGCCCGCCCCGCCGCTCCCCCTCCGGACTCGCGTCGATGGGCGCCAGGGTCACGGGCGTCAGCGTTCCCGCGCCCAGCCCCAGCGCGGCGAGGCGGCTCACGGCAAGCTGGCGGTTGTACCCCTCCACCACGTCCTGCACCTTGGCGTAGGCTCCCGTCTGGGCGCGCAGGTTGCCGAGCCGCGCGTAGACCTCCAGCCTGCCGGTGCCGTCCCCCGCGCGGGCGGGCAGGGGGGAGGTCACGCGTAGGGCGGCGTCCACCTCGCCCGAGGCCACGGCGGCGCGCGGATCAGTCACAGGAACGAGGACGACCCCGGCCCGGGTGACGCTGCCGTCCGGCGCCCGCTCGTCGCGGGTGAGGGCCGTGCTCAGGGAGGCGGGGAGGGTGCCCACGACGCCCACCCGCTGCCGTTCCTGCGCCTGCCCGCCCACGAAGCGGCCCAGCAGCAGGGGCAGCCCCAGGGTGAAGAGTGGGATGAGCAGGAGGGGGATCAGGACGCTGCTCAGCAGGGCCCGGCGGTCGCGCACGGTGGAGAGCAGATCGCGCGCCGCCACCCGCCACACGAAGTCAGGGCGCACGAAAGACCTCGGCCCGGGGCTCCTGCGCCTGCGCTCGCACCAGGGCGAAAAAGGCCCGCTCCAGGGTGCGCTCCCCGGTGCTTCCCAGAATCTCCCCCACGGGCCCCACGGTCACCACCTCCCCCTGGTGGAGGATCGCCACCCGGTCGCAGACCTCCTCGGCCTCGCTCATGACGTGGGTGGAGTAGAGGGTGAGCCGCCCCGGGCGCCGCGTCGCCGCCACGAAGTCGAGCAGGGCCCGCCGCGCGAAGATGTCGAGCCCGCTCGCCGCCTCGTCGAGGATCAGGACGGGGGGGTCGTGGATGACGGCGCGGGCGATCACCACCTTCTGCGCCATGCCGGTCGAGTAGTCCCCCGCCCGGGTGTCGAGCGTGCGCCCCAGCCCCAGCGCGGTGTCCAGTTCCCCGATGCGCGCGTCCGCCTGCCTGCGATTCAGGCCGTACAGCCCCGCGAAGGACCGCAGCACCTCGCGCCCGGTGAGGCGGGCGGGCAGGCCCATGCCGCCGTTCACCACACCGACCGAGCGGCGCACGGCCTCGGGGTCGCGCCGGACGTCGTGGCCTGCCACCCGCACCGTGCCCGCCGTGGGGGCCAGCAGCGTGGCGACGATCCGCAGCAGGGTCGTCTTGCCCGCCCCGTTCGGGCCCAGCAGGCCGAAAACCTGGCCCTCCCCGGCCCGCAGGGTCACCTCCCGCAGGGCCGCGTGCGCCCCGTAGGTCTTGCTCAGGCTCTCGATATCGAGCACTCTCCCGGTCTCCCTCCGTATCGCTGAGGCTGTGCCGCCTCGTTCGCC from Deinococcus aetherius includes:
- a CDS encoding S8 family peptidase → MKLALPLLSLTVAVALVSCGGAGNAPELPDVDETPVCSQAALPSGLPVTVAAQSTAFAGGWAAPHVPGRVLVVNREGTVSAQGLSLLSTVRTQRVTENLTLAQTPAGETDRAFAGRLAAAGLRVQPDFFYKALATPNDPGYPGNAGFEIGFTNVSQTYLTRIRASGAWNALQAAGKTPVAALTAVLDTGVDGGHPDLSGRLLDGRSFLSAEPSATVDLVGHGTASAGLIGAATNNGVGLAGVTWSGRNVLPVKVLCSAGGSTSDIAKGLNYAVEQGAKVINMSLGGPGDFGDEALDMALNSAAKKAVLVAAAGNTPNEGVYYPASNPNVIAVGAVGANDGKLACYSARPNATVTRKLDLVAPGGAASGVCEGATPEQDMLVLAPGNGYALSAGTSEAAPLVSGVAALMRAANPGLTAAQTRALLISSANSSAGLPLLDANAAVSAALR
- a CDS encoding enolase C-terminal domain-like protein: MSVARVARVEGIPYRLPLRGTLAWGAHSQLSAAEHVLVRVTLDDGTVGVAEATPRPTIYGETPGSVVAILRHLDPALLGLPIDDEAALNRVRNSVANNHTARGALDMALWDARARTRGETLLGTLLGPNHRVRVSFILGIAPPAEMLAEAERVVAAGVRCLKVKVGRDHARDLAVIRELRRAFGDVVELYADSNETLTAETAPAALTAMREAGLTCVEEPLPVRELRARADLHARAILPIVADDSCFTPADLARELSFDTFDILNVKTARNGFTDGLVMLREAAGRGKRGMVGSQASTGLGTLHAALLSTRAEVTEPCELSFVLKLADDLLSLPITFRDGWLDVPTLRDHTLDAAQVERYRL
- a CDS encoding AAA family ATPase, translated to MSVPARPLPHLRAAPPRLPHERPLAELPLTVLVGVTGVGKSTALAALRGADPGVRVLPDRREITDHVMILPRAGGPVSDRAERFRLTALYRERYPGGMAHALGTLSADTRHWGERPLFDGLRGLEEVRHAAETFPAWRFVALTAPDPVRVRRLLGRADAFDRVAGRGVGGDLRADLAALPGAGAVFTPAELDGLAALAEGGHAPADILAKTRIVVTERQHYDPDAAGAFLGTLPRARALVLDTVALSPAQVVEAVRKWA
- a CDS encoding PRC-barrel domain-containing protein, which produces MIKGKELLGRPVIAIDSGEKIETARDLVFDHQANEVLGILVDEGGFFRAAKVVPFEAIRSIGEDAIMVDSTESVTSTRDDGRLADVLDSKVSLVGMTLLTTDGQNLGKIADVFFDEHSGRVEGYEATGGIFSDLSSGRTFVPAPEHVQIGEDAAIVPISVATAMQEQEPGGLKGAYQNAAQSVSSTYQNVAENVKQGYGNIAEATKERQKEFLVGKTAGNDLALDDGTVLVHKGDTITQEQIERADQAGKLTALLTGVTGGALSETYGTVKERVQGSVENLQGASTERQREFVVGKTASNDVVANLADGVQEIVVHKGDTITEFQVQRAEQAGVLPALLAAATGGAMQEGMQGLRERLQPETQTTQPEMDPLDATVGRRVKTDVRAPSGSLVAVQGQIVTPALAERARQLGVEAALIAATTGTRTGATPAAGAALSGGVASVSEGASNLLERAKSWFGEKRDEAGQAIEERQEQQLDQKVRDALGRPVTRVILAPDDTIILNVGEIITNKAVQLAREGNVLDILVNSVSKETVNIDPLAARPHETGVAALEGQDDAPVALNPTDPQNSSR
- a CDS encoding ABC transporter permease, which translates into the protein MRPDFVWRVAARDLLSTVRDRRALLSSVLIPLLLIPLFTLGLPLLLGRFVGGQAQERQRVGVVGTLPASLSTALTRDERAPDGSVTRAGVVLVPVTDPRAAVASGEVDAALRVTSPLPARAGDGTGRLEVYARLGNLRAQTGAYAKVQDVVEGYNRQLAVSRLAALGLGAGTLTPVTLAPIDASPEGERRGGQLAFLIPLLMLNFVLTGAMATALDATAGEKERGTLESLLVSPVRRSEVVAGKLLATTVTALTTACFSVLGFLATGLVARAALSQEGTSDEIAQSFGGQLTLTPGSALALLATVVSAALLISAVLIALSIYARSYKEAQTYVTPLSLAIVFPAVLLQFSDFLTLGSALYALPLFGSMLAILDTVRGTLTPGHLLAAVGANLLGALALGLIARRSFGREEVIFRS
- a CDS encoding ABC transporter ATP-binding protein — encoded protein: MLDIESLSKTYGAHAALREVTLRAGEGQVFGLLGPNGAGKTTLLRIVATLLAPTAGTVRVAGHDVRRDPEAVRRSVGVVNGGMGLPARLTGREVLRSFAGLYGLNRRQADARIGELDTALGLGRTLDTRAGDYSTGMAQKVVIARAVIHDPPVLILDEAASGLDIFARRALLDFVAATRRPGRLTLYSTHVMSEAEEVCDRVAILHQGEVVTVGPVGEILGSTGERTLERAFFALVRAQAQEPRAEVFRAP